A genomic region of Elaeis guineensis isolate ETL-2024a chromosome 9, EG11, whole genome shotgun sequence contains the following coding sequences:
- the LOC105050962 gene encoding chalcone synthase 2 — MAKVLLEEIRSSQRAEGPATILAIGTATPANVVYQADYPDYYFRITKSEHLTDLKEKFKRMCDKSMIRKRYMHLSEEILKENPNICAYMAPSLDARQDVVVVEVPKLGKEAAVKAIKEWGQPKSKITHLVFCTTSGVDMPGADYQLTKLLGLRPSVNRLMMYQQGCFAGGTVLRLAKDLAENNRGARVLVVCSEITAVTFRGPSESHLDSLVGQALFGDGAAAIIVGADPDPAIERPLFQLVSASQTILPDSEGAIDGHLREVGLTFHLLKDVPGLISKNIHKSLVEAFVPLGISDWNSIFWIAHPGGPAILDQVEAKLGLEKEKMRATRNVLSEYGNMSSACVLFILDEMRRRSAEEGKATTGEGLEWGVLFGFGPGLTVETVVLHSLPISTR, encoded by the exons ATGGCTAAGGTACTGCTGGAGGAGATCCGAAGCTCGCAGAGGGCCGAGGGCCCAGCAACGATACTGGCAATCGGCACCGCCACGCCGGCTAATGTCGTATACCAGGCCGATTACCCCGACTACTACTTTCGCATCACCAAGAGCGAGCACCTCACCGACCTTAAGGAGAAGTTTAAGAGAATGT GTGACAAGTCCATGATCCGGAAACGTTACATGCACCTAAGCGAAGAGATCCTGAAGGAGAACCCCAACATCTGCGCCTACATGGCCCCCTCCCTGGACGCGAGGCAGGACGTGGTGGTGGTCGAGGTTCCCAAGCTCGGCAAGGAGGCCGCCGTCAAGGCCATCAAAGAATGGGGCCAGCCAAAATCCAAGATCACCCACCTCGTCTTCTGCACCACCAGCGGCGTCGACATGCCCGGCGCCGACTACCAGCTCACCAAGCTCCTCGGCCTCCGCCCCTCCGTCAACCGCCTCATGATGTACCAACAGGGCTGCTTCGCCGGCGGCACCGTCCTCCGCCTCGCCAAGGACCTCGCCGAGAACAACCGCGGCGCCCGCGTCCTCGTCGTCTGCTCCGAGATCACCGCCGTCACCTTCCGCGGTCCCTCCGAGTCCCACCTCGACAGCCTCGTCGGCCAGGCGCTGTTCGGTGACGGCGCCGCCGCCATCATCGTCGGTGCCGACCCCGATCCCGCCATCGAACGCCCGCTCTTCCAGCTCGTGTCGGCCAGCCAGACCATCCTCCCGGACTCCGAGGGCGCCATCGACGGCCACCTGAGGGAGGTGGGGCTGACGTTCCATTTGCTCAAGGACGTGCCGGGCCTGATATCCAAGAACATCCACAAGAGCCTGGTGGAGGCGTTTGTTCCTCTGGGGATAAGCGACTGGAATTCGATATTCTGGATAGCGCATCCCGGTGGGCCGGCGATTCTGGACCAAGTGGAGGCCAAGTTGGGACTGGAAAAGGAGAAGATGAGGGCGACGAGGAATGTGTTGAGCGAGTATGGTAACATGTCGAGCGCCTGCGTGCTGTTCATCCTGGATGAGATGAGGAGGAGGTCGGCGGAGGAAGGGAAGGCGACGACCGGAGAGGGCTTGGAGTGGGGGGTTCTCTTCGGATTCGGGCCGGGGCTCACGGTGGAGACTGTAGTCTTGCACAGCCTCCCCATTTCAACTCGTTGA